In a genomic window of Streptomyces roseoviridis:
- a CDS encoding response regulator transcription factor has product MTIRVVVADDQELVRSGFALILDVQEDIEVVAEAGDGAAAVDAVRRHSPDVALLDIRMPVMDGIAACRAISAGSACRTVMLTTFDTDEYVYEALHAGASGFLLKDVRRDDLVHAVRVVAAGEALLAPSVARRLVEQYTAGGPRRTDPRLDALTARERETLLLLARGLTNAEIAAELVVSDHTVKTHVGNVLAKLGLRDRIQAVICAYETGLVTAGAPPAGGGRAAAGSPAWARN; this is encoded by the coding sequence ATGACGATCCGCGTGGTGGTGGCGGACGACCAGGAGCTGGTGCGCAGTGGTTTCGCGCTGATCCTGGACGTCCAGGAGGACATCGAGGTGGTCGCCGAGGCGGGGGACGGAGCGGCGGCGGTCGACGCGGTGCGCCGGCACTCCCCCGATGTGGCGCTGCTCGACATCCGGATGCCGGTGATGGACGGCATCGCGGCGTGCCGGGCGATCAGCGCCGGGTCAGCGTGCCGGACGGTGATGCTGACGACCTTCGACACCGACGAGTACGTGTACGAGGCGCTGCACGCGGGCGCCAGCGGCTTCCTGCTGAAGGACGTCCGCCGGGACGATCTGGTGCACGCCGTGCGGGTGGTGGCGGCGGGCGAGGCGCTGCTCGCCCCGTCGGTGGCGCGACGGCTGGTGGAGCAGTACACGGCGGGCGGTCCGCGGCGGACCGATCCGCGCCTGGACGCGCTGACGGCACGGGAGCGGGAGACGCTGCTGCTGCTCGCCCGGGGCCTGACGAACGCGGAGATCGCGGCGGAGCTGGTGGTGAGCGACCACACCGTGAAGACGCATGTGGGCAACGTGCTGGCGAAGCTGGGTCTGCGCGACCGGATCCAGGCGGTGATCTGCGCGTACGAGACGGGTCTGGTCACGGCGGGCGCTCCCCCGGCCGGGGGAGGCCGGGCCGCGGCCGGCTCCCCCGCGTGGGCGAGGAACTGA
- a CDS encoding glycerophosphodiester phosphodiesterase produces the protein MASLTPVPPVTPPSSSASPTVVAHRGDPYRVRENTVPSVLSAIRRGADAVEVDVRLTKDGVPVLLHDDTLKRLWGHDRPLASLTVTEVKELTDGGVPTLREALTAAGEHRLMLDLPGGDEGSVRTVVGTVRECGAAERVLYCAGGVAMLQVRAADPDAEIALTWNTLAPPRPVLLEAVRPRWLNYRFGLASRELVERVHRDGLLVSVWTPDTRRSMRKLIGNGVDSITTNRVDALAAVLRKARR, from the coding sequence ATGGCCTCCCTGACGCCCGTGCCCCCCGTGACTCCGCCGTCGTCGTCCGCCTCCCCCACCGTGGTGGCCCACCGCGGCGACCCGTACCGCGTCCGCGAGAACACCGTCCCCTCGGTCCTGTCGGCGATCCGGCGGGGCGCGGACGCGGTGGAGGTGGACGTGCGGCTGACGAAGGACGGGGTGCCGGTCCTGCTCCACGACGACACCCTGAAGCGGCTGTGGGGGCATGACCGGCCGCTGGCCTCGCTGACCGTGACCGAGGTGAAGGAGCTGACGGACGGCGGGGTGCCGACGCTGCGGGAGGCGTTGACCGCGGCCGGGGAGCACCGGCTGATGCTGGACCTGCCGGGCGGGGACGAGGGGTCGGTGCGCACGGTCGTCGGCACGGTCCGCGAGTGCGGGGCGGCGGAACGGGTCCTCTACTGCGCGGGGGGCGTGGCGATGCTCCAGGTGCGGGCGGCGGATCCGGACGCGGAGATCGCGCTGACCTGGAACACGCTGGCGCCGCCGCGCCCCGTGCTGCTGGAGGCGGTGCGCCCGCGCTGGCTGAACTACCGCTTCGGCCTGGCGAGTCGGGAGCTGGTGGAGCGGGTGCACCGGGACGGTCTGCTGGTGTCCGTGTGGACGCCGGACACCCGCCGGTCGATGCGTAAGCTGATCGGCAACGGGGTCGATTCGATCACGACCAATCGGGTCGACGCCCTGGCCGCCGTCCTCCGAAAGGCCCGTCGATGA
- a CDS encoding spermidine/putrescine ABC transporter substrate-binding protein has translation MEQYQPDSLSAAQAAAMRRSLTSGRGALTRRSMLRAGGVGALTVGGLAGLSACGIPPAKREGEGPASTDFSAKEKTLSFSNWTEYMDVSEDEKSRPTLEAFTRRTGIKVRYTEDINDNVEFFGKIKPQLAAGQDTGRDLICVTDWLAARIIRLGWAQKLDPANLPNAYANLSAQFRRPDWDPGRAYSYPWTGISTVIAYNSKATGGKKVDSVTQMLDDPSLKGRVGFLTEMRDSVGMTLLDMGKDPGSFTDADFDAAVGRLQKGVDKKQIRRFTGNDYTSDLDKGDLAACLAWAGDVIQLQADNPDIKFAIPSAGYITSSDNLLVPAKARHKTNAEKLIDHYYELPVAAQLAAYINYVCPVDGVKDELAKIDPELANNTLILPDKAMAAKSRAFRSLSSAEETAYEEKFAKLIGA, from the coding sequence ATGGAGCAGTACCAGCCGGACAGCCTGTCCGCCGCGCAAGCGGCGGCGATGCGGCGCAGTCTCACGAGCGGCCGGGGCGCCCTCACCCGCCGTTCGATGCTGCGTGCCGGAGGCGTCGGCGCGCTCACCGTCGGCGGCCTCGCCGGCCTGAGCGCCTGTGGCATCCCGCCCGCCAAGCGCGAGGGCGAAGGCCCCGCGTCCACCGACTTCTCGGCCAAGGAGAAGACCCTCAGCTTCTCCAACTGGACCGAGTACATGGACGTCAGCGAGGACGAGAAGTCCCGCCCGACCCTGGAGGCCTTCACCCGGCGGACCGGCATCAAGGTCAGGTACACCGAGGACATCAACGACAACGTCGAGTTCTTCGGGAAGATCAAGCCGCAGCTCGCGGCCGGCCAGGACACCGGCCGTGACCTGATCTGCGTCACCGACTGGCTGGCCGCCCGCATCATCCGGCTCGGCTGGGCGCAGAAGCTCGACCCGGCGAACCTCCCGAACGCGTACGCCAACCTGTCCGCCCAGTTCCGCCGCCCCGACTGGGACCCCGGCCGGGCCTACTCGTACCCGTGGACCGGCATCTCGACCGTGATCGCCTACAACAGCAAGGCGACCGGCGGGAAGAAGGTCGACTCCGTCACCCAGATGCTGGACGACCCCTCGCTCAAGGGCCGGGTCGGCTTCCTCACCGAGATGCGCGACTCGGTCGGCATGACGCTCCTGGACATGGGCAAGGACCCCGGTTCCTTCACCGACGCCGACTTCGACGCCGCCGTCGGGCGCCTGCAGAAGGGCGTCGACAAGAAGCAGATCCGGCGCTTCACGGGCAACGACTACACCTCCGACCTCGACAAGGGCGACCTGGCGGCCTGTCTCGCGTGGGCCGGTGACGTCATCCAGCTCCAGGCGGACAACCCGGACATCAAGTTCGCCATCCCCTCCGCCGGATACATCACCTCCAGCGACAACCTGCTGGTCCCGGCGAAGGCCCGGCACAAGACCAACGCCGAGAAGCTCATCGACCACTACTACGAGCTCCCGGTCGCCGCCCAGCTGGCCGCCTACATCAACTACGTCTGCCCGGTCGACGGGGTGAAGGACGAACTCGCGAAGATCGACCCCGAGCTGGCGAACAACACGCTGATCCTCCCGGACAAGGCGATGGCCGCGAAGTCGCGCGCCTTCCGTTCGCTCAGCAGTGCCGAGGAGACGGCGTACGAGGAGAAGTTCGCCAAGCTCATCGGTGCCTGA
- a CDS encoding sensor histidine kinase, whose translation MGAGRIRGARELWARGTARGAAWGAANPWVVDIGIALLVQAAMTMPFVVPRAPDLPPATWQAYGLTTLTVVPLVWRRRAPLAVLLAILATSGLYRLALEGPGQPLPYTGLVSLYTIAVLSPAPKRLAAAVLIVLAVPVSVWLNSRSMRELTFSLFVFGAAYVFGRLTDARQRAHRVEAEQAAARERARIAREMHDILSHAVSLMIVQAEAGPVAVRAAPERAEAAFEAISETGRDAMVQLRRMLGVLREDESAPRAPRGPQPGVGELPELVRRVRAGGLDVRWETSGAVRPLPAATGAAVFRIAQEGLTNVVRHARAASASVLLVYGEDEVEVRVTDDGHGPRPGRSGGHGLVGVRERAAAHGGSAWSGPGPDGRGFELRAVLPLTAARAGREVGTS comes from the coding sequence ATGGGGGCGGGGCGGATACGGGGGGCCCGGGAGCTGTGGGCCCGGGGCACGGCCCGGGGGGCGGCCTGGGGCGCGGCCAATCCGTGGGTGGTGGACATCGGGATCGCGCTGCTGGTGCAGGCGGCGATGACGATGCCGTTCGTGGTGCCGCGGGCGCCGGACCTGCCGCCGGCGACCTGGCAGGCGTACGGGCTCACCACCCTGACCGTCGTGCCGCTGGTGTGGCGGCGCCGGGCGCCGTTGGCCGTCCTGCTGGCGATCCTGGCGACGAGCGGCCTGTACCGGCTGGCCCTGGAGGGGCCGGGGCAGCCGCTGCCGTACACGGGTCTGGTCAGCCTCTACACGATCGCGGTGCTCTCCCCGGCGCCGAAGCGGCTGGCGGCGGCGGTGCTGATCGTGCTGGCGGTGCCGGTGTCCGTGTGGCTCAACAGCCGGTCGATGCGCGAACTGACCTTCTCCCTCTTCGTGTTCGGGGCCGCGTACGTCTTCGGCCGGCTGACGGATGCCCGGCAGCGGGCCCACCGGGTCGAGGCGGAGCAGGCGGCGGCCCGTGAACGGGCCCGGATCGCGCGGGAGATGCACGACATCCTGTCGCACGCGGTGAGCCTGATGATCGTGCAGGCGGAGGCGGGCCCGGTGGCGGTGCGGGCGGCGCCGGAGCGGGCGGAGGCGGCCTTCGAGGCGATCTCGGAGACGGGCCGCGACGCGATGGTGCAGCTGCGGCGGATGCTGGGCGTGCTGCGCGAGGACGAGTCCGCGCCGCGGGCTCCCCGGGGGCCGCAGCCCGGCGTGGGCGAGCTGCCCGAGCTGGTGCGGCGGGTCCGGGCCGGCGGCCTGGACGTGCGGTGGGAGACGAGCGGCGCCGTGCGCCCGCTGCCCGCGGCGACGGGGGCGGCCGTCTTCCGGATCGCCCAGGAGGGGCTGACGAACGTGGTCAGACACGCCCGGGCGGCCTCGGCGTCCGTGCTGCTCGTCTACGGGGAGGACGAGGTGGAGGTCCGGGTGACGGACGACGGGCACGGCCCGCGGCCCGGCCGCTCCGGCGGCCACGGCCTGGTGGGGGTGCGGGAGCGGGCGGCGGCCCACGGCGGCTCCGCCTGGTCCGGTCCGGGCCCCGACGGCAGGGGCTTCGAGCTGCGCGCGGTGCTCCCGCTGACGGCTGCGCGCGCGGGACGCGAGGTGGGGACGTCATGA
- a CDS encoding SAM-dependent methyltransferase: MTDLPPSEHLHDRIRTDIAHNARVWNYWLGGKDNYPVDREVGDRVTAFHPSIGAVARADRAFLGRAVTHLAREAGVRQFLDIGTGLPTADNTHEVAQRVAPDSRIVYVDNDPIVLTHARALLTGTAEGATEYVDADAHAPERILEAAARTLDFSRPVAVLMLGILNFVLDTDEARSIVRTLMDAVPSGSHLVLTHPTYDADLGGEANVAAMEFWNAHATPPITARSRAEFASFLDGLDLLDPGIVSCARWRAPEAAEVAQFGAVGRKP, translated from the coding sequence ATGACCGACCTGCCCCCTTCCGAGCACCTCCACGACCGCATCCGCACGGACATCGCGCACAACGCGCGGGTGTGGAACTACTGGCTGGGCGGCAAGGACAACTACCCGGTCGACCGGGAGGTCGGCGACCGGGTGACGGCGTTCCATCCGAGCATCGGGGCGGTGGCGCGCGCGGACCGGGCGTTCCTGGGGCGGGCGGTGACGCATCTGGCGCGCGAGGCGGGGGTGCGCCAGTTCCTGGACATCGGCACCGGGCTGCCGACGGCCGACAACACCCACGAGGTGGCGCAGCGGGTGGCGCCGGACTCCCGGATCGTCTACGTCGACAACGACCCGATCGTCCTGACGCACGCCCGCGCCCTGCTCACGGGCACGGCGGAGGGCGCCACGGAGTACGTGGACGCGGACGCGCACGCCCCGGAGCGGATCCTCGAGGCGGCGGCACGGACGCTGGACTTCTCGCGGCCGGTGGCGGTGCTGATGCTGGGCATCCTCAACTTCGTCCTGGACACCGACGAGGCCCGTTCGATCGTCCGCACCCTGATGGACGCGGTGCCGTCCGGCAGCCATCTCGTCCTCACCCACCCGACGTACGACGCGGATCTGGGCGGCGAGGCGAACGTGGCCGCGATGGAGTTCTGGAACGCCCACGCCACCCCGCCGATCACCGCCCGCAGCCGGGCCGAGTTCGCCTCCTTCCTGGACGGGCTCGACCTCCTGGACCCGGGCATCGTGTCGTGTGCGCGCTGGCGTGCGCCGGAGGCGGCCGAGGTCGCGCAGTTCGGTGCGGTGGGCCGCAAGCCGTAA
- a CDS encoding adenosine deaminase, with the protein MTDLHSFIAGLPKAELHVHHVGSASPRIVAELAARHPDSKVPTDPEALVDYFTFTDFAHFIEVYLSVVDLVRTPEDVRLLTFEVARDMARQNIRYAELTITPYSSTRRGIDERAFMAAIEDARKAAEAELGVILRWCFDIPGEAGLEAAEETARLAVDLRPEGLVSFGLGGPEIGVPRPQFKPYFDRARAAGLRSVPHAGETTGPQTVWDALRELGAERIGHGTSSVQDPELLAYLAEHRIALEVCPTSNIATRAVERLEDHPIRRMVEAGVLVTVNSDDPPMFGTDLNNEYAVAARLLDLDERGLAALAKNAVEASFLDDDGKARLAGEIDTYTERWLSA; encoded by the coding sequence ATGACCGACCTGCATTCCTTCATCGCCGGGCTCCCGAAGGCGGAGCTGCACGTCCACCACGTGGGCTCCGCCTCGCCGCGGATCGTGGCCGAGCTGGCCGCCCGCCACCCGGACTCCAAGGTCCCGACGGACCCGGAAGCCCTGGTGGACTACTTCACGTTCACGGACTTCGCCCACTTCATCGAGGTGTACCTGTCCGTCGTGGACCTGGTGCGCACCCCGGAGGACGTGCGCCTGCTCACCTTCGAGGTGGCCCGGGACATGGCCCGGCAGAACATCCGCTACGCGGAGCTGACCATCACTCCGTACAGCTCGACCCGGCGCGGCATCGACGAGCGCGCGTTCATGGCGGCGATCGAGGACGCCCGCAAGGCCGCGGAGGCGGAGCTCGGCGTGATCCTGCGCTGGTGCTTCGACATCCCGGGTGAGGCGGGTCTGGAGGCGGCGGAGGAGACGGCACGGCTCGCGGTGGACCTGCGCCCGGAGGGCCTGGTGTCGTTCGGTCTGGGCGGCCCGGAGATCGGTGTGCCGCGTCCGCAGTTCAAGCCGTACTTCGACCGTGCCCGCGCGGCCGGTCTGCGCTCGGTGCCGCACGCCGGCGAGACGACGGGCCCGCAGACGGTGTGGGACGCCCTGCGCGAGCTGGGCGCCGAGCGGATCGGCCACGGCACGAGCTCCGTCCAGGACCCCGAGCTCCTGGCGTATCTGGCCGAGCACCGGATCGCGCTGGAGGTCTGCCCGACGTCGAACATCGCGACCCGGGCGGTGGAGCGCCTGGAGGACCACCCGATCCGGCGGATGGTGGAGGCGGGTGTGCTGGTGACGGTCAACAGCGACGACCCGCCGATGTTCGGTACGGATCTGAACAACGAGTACGCGGTGGCCGCGCGCCTGCTGGACCTGGACGAGCGGGGTCTCGCGGCGCTCGCGAAGAACGCGGTGGAGGCGTCGTTCCTGGACGACGACGGCAAGGCGCGGCTGGCCGGGGAGATCGACACGTACACGGAGCGGTGGCTGTCGGCCTAG
- a CDS encoding DUF4190 domain-containing protein gives MSENSDQPVDPWAPPNQDGVEVSKGATGGAAPGTPGAPGSPVHDQPTMASGVELPPPPAAPGGGFGQPTTPMQPVAPQPTMGAGTGYGYPPAPGYPGYGTGYGQQGWQQAPSNGMGTAAMVLGIIAVAGFCFYGLGAILGILALIFGILGLKKANRGEATNRGMAIAGIVLGAIGTLVSAVFLGFIIWAVANDPDAFDDSEDPWATSLTVSAATR, from the coding sequence ATGTCTGAGAACAGCGACCAGCCGGTGGACCCGTGGGCTCCGCCGAACCAGGACGGCGTCGAAGTGAGCAAGGGGGCGACGGGCGGAGCGGCGCCGGGTACGCCGGGCGCGCCCGGATCGCCCGTGCACGACCAGCCGACCATGGCGTCCGGCGTCGAGCTTCCGCCTCCGCCGGCCGCGCCGGGCGGCGGCTTCGGGCAGCCGACGACGCCGATGCAGCCGGTCGCGCCGCAGCCGACGATGGGCGCCGGCACGGGCTACGGCTATCCGCCGGCCCCGGGATACCCGGGATACGGCACCGGCTACGGGCAGCAGGGCTGGCAGCAGGCCCCGTCCAACGGCATGGGCACGGCCGCCATGGTCCTCGGCATCATCGCCGTGGCCGGCTTCTGCTTCTACGGGCTCGGCGCGATCCTCGGCATCCTCGCCCTGATCTTCGGCATCCTCGGCCTGAAGAAGGCCAACCGCGGCGAGGCCACCAACCGGGGCATGGCCATCGCGGGCATCGTGCTCGGCGCCATCGGCACCCTGGTCAGCGCCGTCTTCCTGGGCTTCATCATCTGGGCCGTCGCCAACGACCCGGACGCCTTCGACGACTCCGAGGACCCCTGGGCGACGAGCCTCACCGTCTCCGCCGCCACCCGCTGA
- a CDS encoding gamma-aminobutyraldehyde dehydrogenase, which translates to MVNRFQVSDRFADGAQYIGGRLRAGTSGEHHSVIDPATGESVHTYELASTVDVDEAVAAAKEAFDGWAGATPGERSDAMHRLAGVLAEQAEDFARVESLQCGKPLKLTTEFDVPGTVDNTAFFAGAARHLQGQAAGEYSGDHTSYVRREPVGVVGSVAPWNYPLQMAAWKILPAIAAGNTVVLKPAELTPLTSLMFARAATEAGIPDGVVNVVTGAGRVAGEHLVGHPDVAMTSFTGSTGVGKRVAEIATATVKRLHLELGGKAPFLVFDDADLEAAAHGAVAASLINSGQDCTAATRAYVQRPLFDAFVARVAELMETVRVGDPFDPSTDLGPLVSHVQRDRVAGFVERARAYATVVTGGEAPGGALKDGAYYRPTLITGAPQDSEVVQSEIFGPVLVALPFDGDDEGIRLANDTPYGLAASAWSRDVYRANRATREIKAGCVWVNDHIPIISEMPHGGYKASGFGKDMSAYSFEEYTQVKHVMYDNTAVAAKDWHRTIFGDR; encoded by the coding sequence ATGGTCAACCGCTTCCAGGTGTCGGATCGCTTCGCGGACGGCGCGCAGTACATCGGGGGGCGGCTGCGCGCCGGAACCTCCGGAGAACACCACAGCGTGATCGATCCGGCGACCGGGGAGAGCGTCCACACGTACGAGCTCGCCTCCACCGTCGACGTGGACGAGGCGGTGGCCGCCGCCAAGGAGGCGTTCGACGGGTGGGCGGGCGCCACGCCCGGGGAGCGGTCCGACGCGATGCACCGGCTCGCCGGGGTGCTGGCCGAGCAGGCGGAGGACTTCGCCCGGGTCGAGTCCCTCCAGTGCGGCAAGCCCCTCAAGCTCACGACCGAGTTCGACGTGCCGGGGACGGTCGACAACACCGCCTTCTTCGCCGGCGCCGCCCGCCACCTCCAGGGGCAGGCGGCGGGGGAGTACAGCGGTGACCACACCTCGTACGTACGGCGGGAGCCGGTGGGCGTGGTGGGGTCCGTCGCCCCGTGGAACTATCCGCTGCAGATGGCCGCCTGGAAGATCCTCCCGGCGATCGCCGCTGGCAACACCGTCGTCCTGAAGCCGGCCGAGCTGACGCCGCTGACCTCCCTGATGTTCGCCCGGGCGGCGACGGAGGCCGGCATCCCGGACGGCGTCGTCAACGTGGTGACCGGTGCCGGGCGGGTCGCCGGTGAGCATCTGGTCGGGCACCCCGACGTGGCCATGACCTCGTTCACCGGGTCCACCGGGGTGGGCAAGCGGGTCGCGGAGATCGCCACCGCCACGGTCAAGCGGCTGCACCTGGAACTCGGCGGCAAGGCGCCCTTCCTGGTCTTCGACGACGCCGATCTTGAGGCCGCCGCCCACGGCGCCGTCGCCGCCTCCCTGATCAACAGCGGCCAGGACTGCACCGCCGCCACCCGGGCCTATGTGCAGCGCCCGCTGTTCGACGCCTTCGTCGCCCGCGTCGCGGAACTCATGGAGACCGTACGGGTGGGGGACCCCTTCGACCCCTCGACCGATCTCGGGCCGCTCGTCAGCCACGTCCAGCGGGACCGGGTCGCCGGTTTCGTCGAGCGGGCGCGGGCCTACGCGACCGTCGTCACCGGAGGCGAAGCCCCTGGTGGCGCGCTCAAGGACGGCGCATATTATCGGCCCACCCTGATCACCGGTGCCCCGCAGGACAGCGAGGTCGTGCAGTCGGAGATCTTCGGACCGGTCCTGGTGGCCCTGCCCTTCGACGGCGACGACGAGGGCATCCGGCTCGCCAACGACACCCCGTACGGACTCGCCGCCTCCGCCTGGAGCCGGGACGTCTACCGGGCGAACCGGGCCACGCGGGAGATCAAGGCGGGATGTGTGTGGGTCAACGACCACATCCCGATCATCAGCGAGATGCCGCACGGGGGCTACAAGGCCTCCGGGTTCGGAAAGGACATGTCCGCGTACTCCTTCGAGGAGTACACGCAGGTCAAGCACGTGATGTACGACAACACGGCGGTCGCCGCGAAGGACTGGCACCGCACGATCTTCGGGGACCGATAG
- a CDS encoding NADAR family protein produces the protein MNDLDALKRQVRTGAKIKWLHFWGHRPHPDGRLSASCLSQWWPSPFEVDGVRYATAEHWMMAEKARLFGDAEAEAEALTAGSPAQAKNAGRRVRGFDEAVWAEHRFGIVVRGSVHKFSSEPLRAFLLGTGGRVLVEASPLDRVWGIGLAADDPRAFDPGRWRGLNLLGFALMEARERLRETGAGDVPAPGTSPVPA, from the coding sequence ATGAACGATCTCGACGCACTGAAACGCCAGGTCAGAACGGGAGCGAAGATCAAATGGCTGCACTTCTGGGGCCACCGGCCGCACCCTGACGGGCGGCTCTCGGCGAGCTGCCTCAGTCAGTGGTGGCCGTCACCCTTCGAGGTGGACGGCGTGCGGTACGCGACGGCCGAGCACTGGATGATGGCCGAGAAGGCGCGGCTCTTCGGGGACGCCGAGGCGGAGGCGGAGGCCCTGACGGCCGGCTCCCCCGCGCAGGCGAAGAACGCCGGAAGGCGGGTGCGCGGCTTCGACGAGGCCGTCTGGGCGGAGCACCGCTTCGGCATCGTCGTCCGGGGCAGCGTCCACAAGTTCTCGTCCGAGCCCCTGCGCGCCTTCCTCCTCGGCACCGGTGGGCGCGTCCTCGTGGAGGCCAGTCCCCTGGACCGCGTCTGGGGCATCGGTCTGGCCGCCGACGACCCGCGGGCCTTCGACCCGGGCCGGTGGCGGGGCCTCAACCTCCTCGGCTTCGCGCTGATGGAGGCGCGGGAGAGGCTGCGAGAGACGGGAGCGGGGGACGTTCCGGCTCCCGGAACGTCCCCCGTGCCGGCCTGA
- a CDS encoding ABC transporter ATP-binding protein gives MTDTTTGGDVRLTGISKTYGSFTAVHPLDLTVPQGSFFALLGASGCGKTTTLRMIAGLEDPTTGSVFLGDRDVTDLPPYKRPVNTVFQSYALFPHMDISENIAFGLRRRGIKSVKKQVDEMLELVQLGDKARHKPHQLSGGQQQRVAVARALINHPQVLLLDEPLGALDLKLRRQMQLELKRIQTEVGITFVHVTHDQEEAMTMADQVAVMNGGRVEQLGAPAELYENPRTTFVANFLGTSNLIEAEVVETGADVLVAAGGGRLRVPGERCASGVRTGEKVLVGVRPEKISLAHADDAGEIGAGRNRVTGRIVDSSFIGVSTQYVVNSPAGAELQVYEQNIERDTRLVPGAEVVLHWNPAHTFGLDAGQDIDAGVETVEDSL, from the coding sequence ATGACTGACACCACCACCGGCGGCGACGTCCGTCTCACCGGCATCAGCAAGACCTACGGCTCCTTCACCGCCGTGCACCCCCTCGACCTCACCGTCCCGCAGGGGTCCTTCTTCGCCCTGCTCGGCGCCTCCGGCTGCGGCAAGACCACCACCCTGCGGATGATCGCCGGCCTCGAGGACCCCACCACCGGCAGCGTCTTCCTCGGCGACCGGGACGTGACGGACCTGCCGCCGTACAAGCGGCCCGTCAACACCGTCTTCCAGTCCTACGCGCTCTTCCCGCACATGGACATCTCCGAGAACATCGCCTTCGGCCTGCGCCGGCGCGGCATCAAGTCGGTGAAGAAGCAGGTCGACGAGATGCTGGAGCTCGTCCAGCTCGGCGACAAGGCCCGGCACAAGCCGCACCAGCTCTCCGGCGGCCAGCAGCAGCGCGTCGCCGTCGCCCGCGCGCTCATCAACCACCCGCAGGTGCTGCTCCTCGACGAGCCGCTCGGCGCCCTCGACCTCAAGCTGCGCCGCCAGATGCAGCTGGAGCTCAAGCGCATCCAGACCGAGGTCGGCATCACCTTCGTGCACGTCACCCACGACCAGGAGGAGGCCATGACCATGGCCGACCAGGTCGCGGTCATGAACGGAGGCCGGGTCGAGCAGCTCGGCGCCCCCGCCGAGCTGTACGAGAACCCGCGGACCACCTTCGTTGCCAACTTCCTCGGCACCTCCAACCTGATCGAGGCCGAGGTCGTCGAGACCGGCGCCGACGTCCTCGTCGCCGCCGGCGGCGGCAGGCTGCGGGTACCGGGCGAGCGCTGTGCCTCGGGCGTCCGGACCGGGGAGAAGGTGCTCGTGGGCGTACGGCCCGAGAAGATCTCGCTGGCGCACGCCGACGACGCGGGCGAGATCGGCGCGGGCCGCAACCGGGTGACCGGACGGATCGTCGACTCCTCGTTCATCGGCGTCTCCACCCAGTACGTGGTGAACTCGCCGGCCGGCGCCGAGCTCCAGGTGTACGAGCAGAACATCGAGCGCGACACGCGCCTGGTGCCGGGCGCCGAGGTCGTCCTGCACTGGAACCCCGCCCACACCTTCGGCCTCGACGCCGGCCAGGACATCGACGCGGGCGTGGAGACGGTGGAGGACTCGCTGTGA
- a CDS encoding ABC transporter permease: MSATLTKEAPPAGGPVPRKPATRRRLVPYWLLLPGILWLLVFFALPMVYQASTSVQTGSLEQGFEVTWHFATYWDALTEYWPQFVRSLLYAGTATLLCLLLGYPLAYLIAFKAGRWRNLLLVLVIAPFFTSFLIRTLAWKTILADDSVVVDVLNALHVLDVTSWLGWTEGERVLATPMAVVCGLTYNFLPFMILPLYTSLERIDGRLHEAAKDLYASPATTFRKVTFPLSMPGVVSGTLLTFIPASGDYVNAELLGSTDTKMVGNVIQSQFLRVLDYPTAAALSFILMAIVLLMVTVYIRRAGTEDLV; this comes from the coding sequence GTGAGCGCGACGCTGACGAAGGAGGCGCCGCCGGCCGGCGGGCCGGTGCCGCGCAAGCCCGCCACCCGCAGGCGGCTGGTCCCGTACTGGCTGCTGCTGCCCGGCATCCTCTGGCTGCTCGTCTTCTTCGCGCTGCCGATGGTCTACCAGGCGTCCACCTCCGTGCAGACCGGCTCCCTGGAGCAGGGCTTCGAGGTCACCTGGCACTTCGCGACCTACTGGGACGCCCTGACGGAGTACTGGCCGCAGTTCGTCCGCTCGCTGCTGTACGCGGGCACGGCGACGCTGCTGTGCCTGCTGCTCGGCTACCCGCTGGCGTACCTGATCGCCTTCAAGGCCGGCCGGTGGCGCAACCTGCTGCTGGTCCTCGTCATCGCGCCGTTCTTCACCAGCTTCCTGATCCGCACGCTGGCGTGGAAGACGATCCTCGCCGACGACAGCGTCGTGGTGGACGTCCTCAACGCGCTGCACGTCCTCGACGTGACCAGCTGGCTCGGCTGGACCGAGGGCGAGCGGGTCCTCGCCACCCCCATGGCGGTGGTCTGCGGCCTCACCTACAACTTCCTGCCGTTCATGATCCTGCCGCTCTACACCTCCCTGGAGCGGATCGACGGCCGGCTGCACGAGGCCGCCAAGGACCTCTACGCCTCCCCGGCGACCACCTTCCGCAAGGTGACCTTCCCGCTGTCCATGCCCGGCGTCGTCTCCGGCACCCTGCTCACCTTCATCCCGGCGAGCGGCGACTACGTCAACGCCGAGCTCCTCGGGTCGACGGACACCAAGATGGTCGGCAACGTCATCCAGTCGCAGTTCCTGCGGGTCCTCGACTACCCGACGGCCGCCGCCCTGTCGTTCATCCTCATGGCGATCGTGCTGCTCATGGTCACCGTCTACATCCGCCGCGCGGGAACGGAGGACCTGGTCTGA